One stretch of Roseimicrobium sp. ORNL1 DNA includes these proteins:
- a CDS encoding biopolymer transporter ExbD, which translates to MKLRSPIPQKKARLEIIPLIDIMFFLLASFMLVSLTMAKQQTIKVSLPTATTAKQDFKPDMINLAVDASGNYFMDTNRMTLPELEKALFEKFKVNAETPVYISGDANARHGSMVQVLDTVRRVGFQKVAFQTKAPDMAKGPAGATAPGAAATPASAPAPVPAPAPVSAPAPASAPVQ; encoded by the coding sequence ATGAAGCTACGCTCTCCCATTCCCCAGAAGAAGGCTCGATTGGAGATCATCCCGTTGATCGACATCATGTTCTTCCTGCTCGCCTCGTTCATGCTCGTGAGCCTGACGATGGCGAAGCAGCAGACCATCAAGGTCTCCCTGCCCACTGCCACCACGGCGAAGCAGGACTTCAAGCCGGACATGATCAACCTCGCGGTCGATGCCAGCGGCAACTACTTCATGGATACCAATCGCATGACGCTGCCAGAACTGGAGAAAGCGTTGTTCGAGAAGTTCAAGGTCAACGCCGAGACTCCCGTATACATCAGCGGGGATGCCAATGCCCGCCATGGCTCCATGGTGCAGGTTCTCGACACGGTGCGCCGAGTCGGTTTCCAAAAGGTGGCCTTCCAGACGAAGGCTCCTGACATGGCGAAGGGCCCGGCTGGTGCTACCGCTCCCGGTGCTGCTGCGACTCCTGCGTCAGCGCCAGCGCCAGTCCCGGCACCTGCCCCCGTTTCCGCTCCAGCTCCCGCATCTGCACCTGTTCAGTAA
- a CDS encoding MotA/TolQ/ExbB proton channel family protein, whose product MTIEITPILGNAIVEYVHKGGPIMYPILLTAVVAICILAERITWWLRLTGRRDPKRLESVYGAIEEGNMKEAIQLSRNSSDPVIRMIHHGLNHHHSSLQGALEVAAGLEMQKAGRFLNAMDTIVTLGPLLGLLGTVTGIMGSFTSIGDSELAVEKVTGGIGEALIATAAGLGIAISTLIPLNYFHSRLAKFQFDLEAAATNVTVLVAQNEAEQKSLGYTA is encoded by the coding sequence ATGACCATCGAAATCACACCCATCCTCGGCAACGCCATTGTGGAATACGTCCATAAGGGCGGCCCGATCATGTATCCCATCCTGCTGACGGCGGTGGTGGCCATCTGTATTCTCGCTGAGCGTATCACCTGGTGGCTGCGCCTTACCGGGCGCCGCGATCCCAAGCGGCTGGAGTCGGTGTACGGTGCGATTGAAGAGGGGAACATGAAGGAGGCCATCCAGCTTTCCCGCAATTCCTCCGACCCGGTCATCCGCATGATACATCATGGTTTGAACCATCATCACAGCTCCTTGCAGGGCGCGCTTGAAGTCGCCGCCGGACTGGAGATGCAGAAGGCGGGCCGTTTCCTGAATGCCATGGATACCATCGTGACACTCGGGCCGCTGCTCGGCCTGCTGGGCACGGTGACGGGGATCATGGGTTCCTTCACCTCCATCGGTGACAGCGAACTCGCCGTCGAAAAGGTGACGGGCGGTATCGGTGAAGCACTCATCGCCACGGCAGCTGGTCTTGGGATCGCCATCAGCACGCTCATTCCGCTGAACTACTTCCACTCGCGTCTGGCGAAGTTCCAGTTCGACCTCGAAGCCGCCGCCACGAACGTGACCGTGCTCGTGGCGCAGAATGAGGCGGAGCAGAAGAGCCTCGGCTACACGGCGTAA